A window of Synchiropus splendidus isolate RoL2022-P1 chromosome 9, RoL_Sspl_1.0, whole genome shotgun sequence contains these coding sequences:
- the mcu gene encoding calcium uniporter protein, mitochondrial isoform X3, whose protein sequence is MAIICCVGTSEVTVVYQNGLPVISVSLPSRRERCQFTLKPLSDCVGVFLQQLQAEDRGIDRVAIYSTDGARVASSTGIDILLLDDFKLVINDTTHLVRPPRRELLPHEEAERLNDVKFLVQQLYTTLRIEEHQLSKERELIGRLEDLNSQLRPLEKVRDELSKKAERRTTWVLWGGMAYMATQFGILARLTWWEYSWDIMEPVTYFITYGTAMAMYAYFVLTRQEYVYPDARDRQYLLFFHKGVKRTRFDIEKYNKLKDDIAEVELDLKRLRDPLQLQLPVQQLSNGKE, encoded by the exons ATGGCTATAATCTGCTGTGTGGGCACCTCAG AGGTGACGGTGGTGTATCAGAACGGGCTGCCGGTGATCTCAGTCAGTTTGCCGTCACGCAGGGAGCGATGCCAGTTCACCCTGAAGCCTCTCAGTGACTGTGTGGGAgtcttcctgcagcagctccaagcTGAGGACAGAGGCATCGACCGGGTAGCCATCTACTCCACCG ATGGAGCGAGGGTGGCCTCCTCCACAGGCATAGACATCCTGCTGCTGGATGATTTCAAGCTTGTCATCAACGACACCACGCATCTAGTGAGGCCACCAAGAAGAG AATTGCTGCCACACGAGGAGGCGGAGAGGCTGAACGATGTCAAGTTCCTGGTGCAGCAGCTCTACACTACTCTGCGCATCGAGGAGCACCAACTCAGCAAAGAGCGGGAGCTGATTGGACGGCTGGAGGACCTCAACTCCCAACTGCGCCCCTTGGAGAAG GTGAGGGACGAGCTGAGCAAGAAGGCAGAGCGGCGCACCACCTGGGTGCTCTGGGGGGGGATGGCCTACATGGCAACCCAGTTTGGCATCCTGGCCAGACTGACCTGGTGGGAGTATTCATGGGATATCATGGAGCCCGTCACTTACTTTATTACCTACGGAACCGCCATGGCCATGTACGCCTACTTCGTGCTCACACGCCAG GAGTATGTTTACCCCGACGCCAGAGACCGACAGTATCTGCTGTTCTTCCACAAAGGAGTGAAGAGGACACGCTTCGACATCGAAAAGTACAACAAGCTGAAGGATGATATTGCTGAG GTGGAGTTGGATCTGAAGCGTCTTCGAGATCCTCTCCAGCTTCAGCTCCCGGTGCAACAGCTCTCCAATGGCAAAGAATGA